The following are encoded together in the Gordonia insulae genome:
- a CDS encoding amidohydrolase, with the protein MAVGERGIHTVVPRDVIGAWWAAHGSDVVGWRRRIHALPELSRQEVNTTELVMAELTAAGLTPRRLPLGTGVVCDIGSGDQPRIALRADMDALPITEHTGLPFSSTVEGVSHACGHDAHTAILIGVAHLLASLDELPVGVRLIFQPAEEVMPGGALDAVAAGVMTGVSRIFALHCDPKLPVGSVGLRAGALTSAADHIDLQLHSAGGHTSRPHLTGDLVYAMGTVITGLPGILSRRLDPRSGTVMVWGAAHAGNAPNAIPQEGRLRGTVRTGDHDTWGELEPLIRSVIGELLAPLGVRYDLSYFRGVPPVVNDEPAVEVMRDAVAAVGPNAVADTPQSPGGEDFSWYLEHVPGAMGRLGVWDGISPRVDLHQPNFDIDERALEVGVRTLAGIALAGA; encoded by the coding sequence ATGGCCGTCGGTGAGCGCGGAATCCACACGGTGGTGCCCCGCGATGTGATCGGGGCATGGTGGGCGGCGCACGGATCCGACGTCGTCGGGTGGCGCCGCCGGATCCACGCGCTGCCGGAACTGTCCCGGCAGGAGGTCAACACCACGGAGCTGGTGATGGCCGAACTCACCGCTGCCGGTCTGACGCCGCGGCGGCTGCCGCTCGGCACCGGCGTGGTGTGTGACATCGGGTCCGGCGACCAACCGCGCATCGCGCTGCGTGCGGACATGGACGCGCTGCCGATCACCGAGCACACCGGGTTGCCGTTCAGCTCCACCGTCGAAGGTGTCTCGCACGCGTGCGGCCATGACGCACACACCGCGATCCTCATCGGCGTGGCGCACCTGCTGGCGTCGCTCGACGAGCTGCCCGTCGGTGTGCGGCTGATCTTCCAGCCGGCCGAGGAGGTCATGCCCGGGGGCGCGCTGGACGCGGTCGCGGCCGGTGTGATGACCGGTGTCAGCCGGATCTTCGCGCTGCATTGCGACCCCAAGCTGCCCGTCGGTTCGGTCGGGCTGCGTGCCGGCGCGCTGACCTCGGCGGCCGACCACATCGATCTGCAGCTGCACTCCGCAGGCGGACACACCTCACGTCCGCATCTGACCGGCGACCTGGTCTACGCGATGGGCACCGTGATCACCGGTCTGCCCGGCATCCTGTCCCGCCGGCTGGACCCGAGATCGGGCACGGTGATGGTCTGGGGTGCCGCCCACGCAGGTAACGCGCCGAATGCGATTCCGCAGGAAGGGCGTCTCCGTGGCACCGTCCGCACCGGTGACCACGACACCTGGGGCGAGCTCGAGCCACTCATCCGATCGGTGATCGGCGAACTGCTCGCGCCACTCGGCGTGCGCTACGACCTGTCGTACTTCCGCGGGGTTCCGCCGGTGGTGAACGACGAGCCGGCCGTCGAGGTGATGCGCGACGCCGTCGCGGCGGTGGGTCCGAACGCCGTGGCCGACACACCGCAGTCACCGGGCGGCGAGGATTTCTCGTGGTATCTGGAGCACGTGCCCGGCGCGATGGGCCGACTCGGGGTGTGGGACGGGATCAGTCCCCGCGTCGACCTGCATCAACCGAACTTCGACATCGACGAGCGCGCGCTGGAGGTCGGGGTGCGGACCCTGGCCGGGATCGCGCTCGCCGGGGCCTGA
- a CDS encoding enoyl-CoA hydratase/isomerase family protein: protein MPFLSSVGDVTELYLGTEGVELDEANPDNRFRLEWIDAVAGLLDRVASEPSKPLVITATGKFFTNGLDVDYVAANASGLPRYLDRVHELYVKLLTLPVPTVAAVNGHAFGAGAMLAVCADVRVMRTERGFWSLPEAALGMPFTRGMSSLIRTRLTDAAATEAMLTSRRYGAADAVAAGIMEEAVEVDGLLDRAREIAAERAPLCGPNLGLIKRGLRQPLIDDLQTTTPPTVL, encoded by the coding sequence ATGCCGTTTCTCAGTTCTGTAGGCGATGTCACCGAGCTCTATCTCGGTACCGAGGGTGTCGAACTCGACGAGGCCAACCCGGACAACCGGTTCCGTCTCGAGTGGATCGACGCGGTCGCCGGGCTGCTCGACCGGGTGGCGAGCGAGCCGTCGAAGCCGTTGGTGATCACCGCCACCGGCAAGTTCTTCACCAACGGCCTCGACGTCGACTACGTCGCGGCCAACGCGAGCGGTCTGCCGCGCTACCTCGACCGTGTGCACGAGCTGTACGTCAAGCTCCTCACCCTCCCGGTGCCGACCGTCGCCGCCGTCAACGGTCACGCCTTCGGCGCGGGCGCGATGTTGGCCGTGTGCGCGGACGTCCGGGTGATGCGGACCGAGCGCGGGTTCTGGTCACTGCCGGAGGCCGCACTCGGGATGCCGTTCACCCGCGGCATGAGTTCACTCATCCGGACCCGGCTCACCGACGCCGCGGCCACCGAGGCGATGCTGACCTCGCGACGCTACGGTGCCGCAGATGCCGTGGCCGCCGGGATCATGGAGGAGGCGGTCGAGGTGGACGGGCTGCTCGACCGGGCGCGGGAGATCGCCGCCGAGCGCGCTCCGCTGTGCGGACCGAACCTCGGTCTCATCAAGCGGGGGCTGCGCCAGCCGCTGATCGACGACCTGCAGACCACGACCCCGCCGACCGTGTTGTGA
- a CDS encoding purine-nucleoside phosphorylase — translation MDPTADADAAAVAAAATIAAETDCSAHDVAVVLGSGWAPAAAAFGAPIASVPMSSLPGFTPPAAAGHGGVVHSVHIGDRRVLILLGRIHAYEGHDLARVVHPVRTAAAAGAHTIVLTNAAGGLRDDMSVGQPVLISDHLNLTARSPLVGARFVDLVDAYSPRLREIARRSDASLAEGVYAGLPGPHYETPAEIRMLRTLGADLVGMSTVHETIAARAAGMNVLGMSLVTNLAAGMTGEPLSHNEVLEVGNASATRMGELLASIVAEL, via the coding sequence ATGGACCCCACCGCCGACGCCGATGCCGCCGCCGTCGCGGCCGCGGCGACCATCGCCGCCGAGACCGACTGCTCCGCCCACGACGTCGCCGTGGTCCTGGGCTCCGGCTGGGCGCCGGCGGCCGCCGCCTTCGGCGCCCCGATCGCGAGCGTGCCGATGTCGTCGCTACCCGGCTTCACCCCGCCCGCGGCCGCCGGTCACGGAGGTGTCGTGCACTCGGTGCACATCGGCGACCGGCGCGTGCTGATCCTGCTGGGGCGTATCCACGCCTATGAGGGCCACGACCTCGCGCGGGTGGTGCATCCGGTCCGGACCGCGGCCGCGGCCGGCGCGCACACGATCGTGCTGACCAACGCGGCAGGTGGACTCCGCGACGACATGTCGGTGGGCCAACCCGTGCTCATCAGCGATCACCTGAACCTGACCGCACGCTCTCCGCTCGTCGGCGCACGGTTCGTCGACCTGGTGGACGCCTATTCGCCCAGGCTCCGGGAGATCGCACGACGCTCGGACGCCTCGCTCGCCGAGGGCGTCTACGCCGGGTTGCCCGGGCCGCACTACGAGACGCCCGCCGAGATCCGCATGCTGCGCACGCTCGGCGCCGACCTGGTCGGGATGTCCACGGTGCACGAGACCATTGCCGCCCGGGCGGCCGGCATGAACGTCCTCGGGATGTCGCTGGTGACCAACCTCGCCGCCGGGATGACCGGGGAACCGTTGAGCCACAACGAGGTCCTCGAGGTCGGCAACGCGTCGGCGACGCGGATGGGTGAGCTGCTCGCCTCGATCGTCGCCGAGCTCTGA
- a CDS encoding phospho-sugar mutase — protein sequence MSTIDPDDWIAADPDPGTRAELSRLGPDALAERFTDTLHFGTAGLRGPVRAGPNGMNVAVVTRTTWALGRFLLGHGHEGATVVVGRDARHGSAAFATAAAQVLTAQGFDVVTLAGPGPTPLVAFACRDLGAACAITVTASHNPPDDNGYKVYLAGGAQLIPPADQEIEDLIATAPAANTIARQHVSPDSRAQMNTARYLDRLSARFGSVHRSPVRIALTAMHGVGGALALRALRRAGFADIHVVAEQFAPDPDFPTVRFPNPEEPGAADRVLALARRIDADLAIALDPDADRCAIGARVHGGWRMLTGDETGALLGSQLLSTTELAAPIVANTIVSGSLLPAVARAAGVRHVRTLTGFKWLVRAGEPLLYAYEEAIGHCVDPVGVRDKDGIGAAVVAAKLTHELIGTRSDLSGALDDLARRHGVHVTTQRSIRLTDPAEITELMTRLRTAPPRSLAGVPVRSEDFAARTDALRTDAVELTGTATDGTSLRVMARPSGTEPKLKYYLEVVAAPHRDHRGDDLAGVGAELHDLAARIAAELPPGA from the coding sequence ATGTCGACCATCGATCCGGATGACTGGATCGCCGCCGACCCCGATCCCGGCACCCGCGCCGAACTGTCCCGGCTCGGCCCCGACGCACTCGCCGAACGTTTCACCGACACACTGCATTTCGGTACGGCCGGGCTGCGCGGTCCGGTCCGCGCCGGACCCAACGGGATGAACGTGGCCGTGGTGACCCGCACGACCTGGGCACTGGGCCGGTTTCTCCTGGGTCACGGGCACGAAGGCGCGACGGTCGTCGTCGGACGTGACGCCCGGCACGGTTCCGCCGCATTCGCCACGGCGGCAGCGCAAGTGCTCACCGCACAGGGATTCGACGTGGTCACCCTGGCCGGGCCGGGACCGACCCCACTGGTGGCCTTCGCGTGCCGTGACCTCGGCGCGGCGTGCGCGATCACGGTGACCGCGTCCCACAACCCACCGGACGACAACGGGTACAAGGTCTACCTCGCCGGCGGAGCGCAGCTCATCCCACCTGCGGATCAGGAGATCGAAGACCTGATCGCCACCGCTCCGGCCGCGAACACCATTGCCCGCCAACATGTCTCGCCGGACTCCCGGGCACAGATGAACACCGCCCGCTACCTCGACCGGCTGAGTGCGCGATTCGGAAGCGTTCATCGATCCCCGGTGCGCATCGCGCTCACCGCGATGCACGGGGTGGGCGGGGCACTCGCGCTCCGCGCGCTTCGCCGCGCCGGGTTCGCCGACATCCATGTCGTCGCCGAGCAATTCGCCCCCGATCCCGACTTCCCCACCGTACGGTTCCCCAATCCCGAGGAACCCGGAGCGGCCGATCGCGTACTCGCGCTCGCCCGACGCATCGACGCGGACCTCGCGATCGCCCTCGACCCCGACGCCGACCGCTGCGCGATCGGCGCGCGCGTGCACGGTGGATGGCGCATGCTGACCGGCGACGAGACCGGGGCGCTGCTCGGGTCCCAACTGTTGTCCACCACCGAGCTGGCCGCGCCGATCGTCGCGAACACCATCGTGTCCGGCTCCCTCCTCCCGGCCGTCGCACGGGCCGCGGGAGTCCGGCACGTCCGGACGTTGACGGGCTTCAAATGGCTCGTTCGCGCCGGGGAACCCCTGCTGTACGCCTACGAGGAGGCGATCGGGCATTGCGTGGACCCGGTCGGCGTCCGCGACAAGGACGGCATCGGTGCGGCCGTCGTGGCGGCGAAACTGACCCACGAACTGATCGGAACACGCTCCGATCTGTCGGGGGCGCTCGACGACCTCGCCCGCCGACACGGCGTGCACGTCACCACGCAACGCTCGATCCGGTTGACCGATCCGGCGGAGATCACCGAACTGATGACGCGGCTGCGCACCGCACCGCCCCGTTCGCTCGCCGGCGTGCCGGTGCGGAGCGAGGACTTCGCCGCGCGCACCGACGCGCTACGCACCGATGCGGTCGAACTGACCGGGACGGCAACCGACGGGACGTCGCTGCGGGTGATGGCACGGCCGTCGGGTACCGAACCGAAACTGAAGTACTACCTCGAGGTCGTCGCGGCTCCGCACCGAGACCACCGCGGAGACGATCTGGCCGGCGTCGGTGCCGAACTGCACGACCTGGCCGCCCGCATCGCGGCGGAGTTGCCCCCAGGCGCGTGA
- a CDS encoding ABC transporter ATP-binding protein, which produces MHSISDPILDAANIDVVRNGRPLLHDVSLRVEPGEHWALLGPNGAGKSTLMTILGARGHPTTGTVDVLGKRLGRVDMRELRTHIGHVDPRWRIDLPLTAHEVVLTGLTNTPELDRRHVYTEAEHRHADDLLALLGMTSRRDSVWPVMSQGERGRTLIARALMPRPDLLLLDEPATGLDLAAREKLLSGIDQLRSEVPGLASVLVTHHLEDLPTSTSHAMLLRDGEVIAAGIVDEALTSSTISSCFDHDVVVRRADGRWAAVAA; this is translated from the coding sequence GTGCACTCGATCTCTGACCCGATCCTGGACGCGGCGAACATCGACGTGGTCCGCAACGGCCGACCCCTCCTGCACGACGTGTCGTTGCGGGTCGAGCCCGGCGAACACTGGGCTCTGCTGGGCCCCAACGGCGCGGGCAAATCCACCCTGATGACGATCCTGGGCGCGCGCGGCCACCCGACCACCGGCACCGTCGACGTCCTGGGCAAACGACTCGGCCGCGTCGACATGCGCGAATTGCGCACGCACATCGGACATGTCGACCCGCGGTGGCGCATCGATCTCCCGCTCACCGCACACGAGGTGGTGCTCACCGGCCTCACCAACACACCCGAGCTCGACCGCCGGCACGTCTACACGGAGGCCGAGCACCGTCACGCCGACGACCTCCTGGCCCTGCTCGGCATGACCTCCCGACGCGATTCGGTGTGGCCGGTGATGAGTCAGGGTGAACGCGGTCGCACCCTGATCGCGCGCGCCCTGATGCCGCGGCCCGACCTGCTGCTGCTCGACGAGCCCGCCACCGGCCTCGACCTGGCCGCCCGCGAGAAGCTCCTGAGCGGCATCGACCAGTTGCGCTCCGAGGTGCCCGGCCTGGCGAGCGTGCTGGTGACCCACCATCTGGAGGATCTGCCGACCAGTACGAGTCACGCGATGCTGCTGCGCGACGGCGAGGTGATCGCCGCCGGGATCGTCGACGAGGCGCTCACCTCCTCGACCATCAGCTCGTGCTTCGACCACGACGTGGTGGTCCGCCGGGCCGACGGCCGATGGGCGGCGGTCGCCGCCTGA